A single window of Gossypium arboreum isolate Shixiya-1 chromosome 13, ASM2569848v2, whole genome shotgun sequence DNA harbors:
- the LOC108463460 gene encoding feruloyl CoA ortho-hydroxylase F6H1-3-like has product MAPTLANPFNDSSALIDFVINQGNGVKGLSELGLKALPKQYIQPLEERMCMTNIVPQGSIPIIDMSKWEDPKVAKSICDAASEWGFFQIVNHDVPIEVLENVKDATYNFFKMPAEVKNKYSKEHSSSNNVRFGTSFTPQAEKALEWKDYLSLFYVSEEEASALWPSICREQVLDYMKKSEVVIKQLLQVLMKGLNVNEIDEAKESLLMGSMRTNLNYYPKCPNPELTVGVGRHSDVSTLTILLQDEIGGLFVRGNEGDDWIHVPPIKGSLVINVGDALQIMSNGRYRSVEHRVVANGSKNRISVPIFVNPRPADMIGPLPELVANGEKPIYKQVLYSDYVKHFFHKAHDGKTTVEFAEL; this is encoded by the exons ATGGCTCCAACACTTGCCAATCCATTCAATGATTCTTCTGCTCTCATTGACTTTGTTATTAACCAAGGGAATGGAGTGAAGGGCTTGTCCGAACTGGGTCTTAAAGCCCTCCCTAAGCAATATATCCAACCTTTGGAAGAGAGGATGTGCATGACCAATATTGTACCCCAAGGATCAATTCCCATCattgatatgtcaaaatgggaAGATCCCAAAGTAGCTAAATCAATTTGTGATGCTGCTTCGGAATGGGGCTTCTTCCAAATTGTTAATCATGATGTGCCTATTGAAGTGTTAGAGAATGTTAAAGATGCTACTTATAACTTCTTTAAGATGCCAGCTGAGGTTAAAAATAAGTATTCCAAGGAACATTCATCTTCAAACAATGTGAGGTTTGGCACAAGTTTTACCCCTCAAGCAGAAAAGGCTCTCGAGTGGAAAGATTATCTAAGCTTGTTTTACGTTTCTGAAGAAGAAGCTTCTGCACTATGGCCTTCTATCTGCAG GGAGCAAGTGTTAGATTACATGAAGAAGTCCGAAGTTGTCATTAAACAACTATTACAGGTGCTAATGAAGGGTCTAAATGTCAATGAGATTGATGAGGCAAAAGAATCATTATTGATGGGTTCAATGAGGACTAACCTTAACTACTATCCTAAATGTCCAAACCCTGAACTCACTGTTGGAGTAGGTCGTCACTCTGATGTCTCAACTCTTACAATTCTTCTTCAAGATGAAATTGGGGGACTTTTCGTAAGAGGAAACGAGGGAGATGATTGGATTCATGTTCCTCCAATTAAAGGTTCTCTTGTGATCAATGTTGGAGATGCACTACAGATAATGAGCAATGGAAGGTATAGGAGTGTTGAACATCGTGTGGTCGCTAATGGAAGTAAGAACAGAATTTCAGTCCCTATTTTTGTGAATCCAAGACCTGCTGATATGATAGGACCATTGCCTGAACTGGTCGCAAATGGTGAGAAACCaatttacaaacaagtcctttatTCAGATTACGTCAAACATTTCTTTCATAAAGCACACGATGGGAAGACAACAGTTGAATTTGCTGAATTATAG
- the LOC108463461 gene encoding feruloyl CoA ortho-hydroxylase F6H1-1-like — MKKSEVVIKQLLQVLMKGLNVDEIDEAKESLLMGSMRTNLNYYPKCPNPKLSVGVGRHSDVSTLTILLQDEIGGLFVRGNEGDDWIHVPPIKGSLVINVGDALQIMSNGRYRSVEHRVVANGSNNRISVPIFVNPRPTDMIGPLPELVANGEKPIYKQVLYSDYVKHFFRKAHDGKKTVEFAEL; from the coding sequence ATGAAGAAGTCTGAAGTTGTAATTAAACAACTATTACAGGTGCTAATGAAGGGCCTAAATGTCGATGAAATTGATGAGGCAAAAGAATCATTACTAATGGGTTCAATGAGGACTAACCTTAACTACTATCCTAAATGTCCAAACCCTAAACTATCTGTCGGAGTAGGTCGTCACTCTGATGTCTCAACTCTTACAATTCTTCTGCAAGATGAGATTGGGGGACTTTTTGTAAGAGGAAACGAGGGAGATGATTGGATTCATGTTCCTCCAATTAAAGGTTCTCTTGTGATCAATGTTGGAGATGCACTACAAATAATGAGCAATGGAAGGTATAGGAGTGTTGAACATCGTGTGGTCGCTAATGGAAGTAATAACAGAATTTCAGTCCCCATTTTTGTGAATCCAAGACCTACTGATATGATAGGACCATTACCTGAATTGGTCGCAAATGGTGAGAAACCAATTTACAAACAAGTTCTTTATTCAGATTACGTCAAACATTTCTTTCGTAAAGCACACGATGGGAAGAAAACAGTTGAATTTGCTGAATTATAA